Below is a genomic region from Marinobacter salarius.
CAATCTGGGCTTTGAATTCCCGGGAAAACCGGCGGCGGTGCTGGTAGGGCTTGGTTACGCTTAAGTCGTTCATGTTAAGTGTCCACTAAAAAATAAGTGGACACTATCCTGACGGCGGCAGCGCCTGGCTCAAGATGGGATTACCGGCCGCTTACAATACTCGAGTCTCCCGCCGACATGTGGATGTCTCTACGCTTGAAAAAGGTGCAGTAAGACACGCAGGTTTCTTCAAACCTCGTTTCGAAAATCCACTTTGGCAGGAGACGCTTGAATGGCTGATGGACTCGGAAGCCGAGCTCCAGCGTCAGCCTCAAACTGCAAGGGAGCGGGTAGCTGAATGAAATCCATCTATCCCAAACAATAGGACAACATTGCGGTGCACGAAAACGACCCAGACTGTCTTGGCTGTTTATATTGATGCAGTAATCCCATGAGTTCGGTGACACATCCTTAACACACTTTAGGCCCTTCCAGGTTGAGGGGCACTTTTAACGCTGAGGTAACCGGCGCCGGAGCGCAGCGGAGGGAACCAAAAGCGGTACGCTTTTGGCGTCCGGTTGACCGCCTGGTTAATGGCCGTTCACCACCATGGTTAAGCCTGGAAACCCAGGCCGCATGCACTCTCCCGGAAAGCTTGCACCAACTCGACGGATGGCGAAAGGAACTAGAACGCAAAAGCCGCCAACCCGATTACCGTTTGAGACGGACGGCCCCAAAACTGGGGCACGCCATGAATACCAACACCGCTGACTATTGTGGCAACCAAACCAGACAGCGAATTTTCCGGCCTTGGCGGTCACTAGAGTGAGCGGGCTTACAACCAATCCCGGTGCCAAGGCCTTTGCACTGCACCAGCAAAAAACTCACGAATGCCGGGCCAATAACGCCAAGCTAAGCGGCGCGCGTAAGCGCGTCCGGTGGAGGGCCGAAGGCCCGGAACGTACTTGAGCGATTTGTTATGCATTGTTGGATGCTATGACCGACCAACACAAACCAATGCAGTGGGCTCAGAATCGGGGGGTAGCTTGAGAATCTTTTTCGCCCGATCATCGTCGAAACCTGCCACCAAAACAGCGCCAAGACCCAGATCTGTGGCTCGAAGATGGACGTTCTGCGCCAGCGCGCCGGACTCCATGTAAACATATCGAGCTCCTCGCTCCCCTGCAGGTGCCTGAGACGCAAAATGTTCAACGGACTTTCCAAATTGCGCTGCTACGCAAATAATAAAGGCGGCATCTTTCAGCCAAGGCTGCTCACCAATTCCTGTATTTGTGACTTCAGCCTCTGGAATCTCATTGCTTAGCAATTTCAATGAATGGCTATCACGCTGATGCGAGTAAATTCCGGGCTCTAAACCAGAGACACGGCGTGCCAGAATATGAAGGCTCAGCGGATATACGCTGCCTGCTGACGGAATTGCCCGTTTTCCATCTGATCCGGTAGTGCCTTGCGCCGCAAACAGTAACTGCGAAAGGTTAAGTATAGAAATGAAGTCACCCGTATACTCGCGAATGCTGCGGCGATTTTCGATGCATTCCACCAAAGGGCGAGAATCATCTGCATCCGGTGCAGGCAGCTCGAAAATCATGCGATCACTCCCTTATGCATAACGCCGCTCAGCACGCGCGGCTATGGAATGTAGGCGAAGCCGCAATGTAGTAGCCGTCGCCGTGACTGGCCTTGTTAGGGCCATTGCGATATAGTTGTACGGAGTTCCCGTACGTAATGGTGGAGTTATGGATATCATCAGTGTAAACAAATTCAGAGACAACCTAAAAAGCCTTGTAGAACAGGTAATTAATAGACATGAACCTCTCAAAGTGACACGCCGAGCTGGAGAGGCTTTCGTGATTATGAGTGCTGAAGACTGGGAAAGGGAACAAGAAACCCTGCATGTTCTTCAGAGCAGAGACCTGATGCAGCAAATTGCGGCCTCCCTCGATACTCACAGCCGTGGCCAAGGATATACACCTAATGATGAGCAGATGAATGAGATCACTGGTATTTGAGGGCAACACTTGGGAAGCCTATGAAAAGATGCGAGAGAAGGACAAGAAGCTGCACAAAGCTCTCTGCAAGCTACTGAAAGAGATGCTTCGTTCTGACGACCCATCAACTGGCATTGGAAAACCTGAGCCGCTTAAACACAACTTATCAGGCTTGTGGTCACGACGCATCTCACAGAAAGACAGACTTATCTACCGGTTCGACGACAAATCCATTTATGTTTTCGCCATCGGTGGACACTACGACCAGCCCTAACGCTTGCAGCATGCGCGCCCACGCAATGGAGCCGAAGGCGCAATGTAGTGGGCGTCGCCGTGCCTGCACTTGTTATGTGGGTTTAGTCGACAACGAATAACTTTGCCCCTTGCTCCGTCGATGAACGGTGAAGCTCTGCATTGTCTGCGACCTGATAGCTCGAACCGGGGCTAAGAACAAAACACCGGCCGTCTTCCAGTTCAGTATGAAGTTCGCCTTCTAGACACAGAAGTATGTGCCCCTTAGCACACCAATGATCTGCCAAATAACCGGGGCTGTACTCAACCATTCGCACGCGGATATTGCCGAAATTTCGAGTCCTCCAGTAAGCAACACCCTTTTCCCCAGAGTGCTCGGTCTTCTCAACTTGGGCCCAGTCAGTAACCCCAAACGGCAAATCTGTGATGTTCAAGATTGCTCCTCCTTAAGCAAATAACGCTAAACGAAGCGGCGTGCGTCAGCACGTCCGCCTTGCGTGATTGGTTAAATTGCTATCGCTTACCCTCCAGGCC
It encodes:
- a CDS encoding type II toxin-antitoxin system Phd/YefM family antitoxin — protein: MDIISVNKFRDNLKSLVEQVINRHEPLKVTRRAGEAFVIMSAEDWEREQETLHVLQSRDLMQQIAASLDTHSRGQGYTPNDEQMNEITGI
- a CDS encoding Txe/YoeB family addiction module toxin, whose amino-acid sequence is MRSLVFEGNTWEAYEKMREKDKKLHKALCKLLKEMLRSDDPSTGIGKPEPLKHNLSGLWSRRISQKDRLIYRFDDKSIYVFAIGGHYDQP
- a CDS encoding DHCW motif cupin fold protein produces the protein MNITDLPFGVTDWAQVEKTEHSGEKGVAYWRTRNFGNIRVRMVEYSPGYLADHWCAKGHILLCLEGELHTELEDGRCFVLSPGSSYQVADNAELHRSSTEQGAKLFVVD
- a CDS encoding SagB/ThcOx family dehydrogenase, translating into MIFELPAPDADDSRPLVECIENRRSIREYTGDFISILNLSQLLFAAQGTTGSDGKRAIPSAGSVYPLSLHILARRVSGLEPGIYSHQRDSHSLKLLSNEIPEAEVTNTGIGEQPWLKDAAFIICVAAQFGKSVEHFASQAPAGERGARYVYMESGALAQNVHLRATDLGLGAVLVAGFDDDRAKKILKLPPDSEPTALVCVGRS